Proteins encoded together in one Carya illinoinensis cultivar Pawnee chromosome 3, C.illinoinensisPawnee_v1, whole genome shotgun sequence window:
- the LOC122303910 gene encoding external alternative NAD(P)H-ubiquinone oxidoreductase B1, mitochondrial-like: MTILSFLSRASRAYKEYPAYSKLLVLCTLSSGGLLAYSESGPDTGTAGVETDQKLPKKKRVLVLGTGWAGTSFLKHVDATLYDVQVVSPRNYFAFTPLLPSVTCGTVEARSIVEPIRNIVKKRRGEIQFWEAECVKIDAANKKVLCQSNIDNDLLQKGEFFLEYDYLVIALGAQVNTFNTPGVAENCHFLKEIEDAQKIRRSVIDCFETAVLPGVSEDERRRYLHFVIVGGGPTGVEFAAELHDFFDEDLVKLYPTVKDLVKITVIQSGDHILNMFDGRISSFAEQKFKRDGIEVQTGCRVVSVSDKEIKMKVKSKGEVSSMPHGLVVWSTGVGTRPVVRDLMEQIGQANRHVLATDEWLRVKGCEDAYAIGDCATIDQRKIREDISSIFKAADKNNSGTLTVQELRDVIDDIRIRYPQVDLYLQSKHLIDVTDLLKDDQGNDRKEVDIEGFKLALSHADSQMKSLPATAQVAAQQGAYLSRCFNRWQQCEELPEGPRRFTGSGYHQFLPFRYKHFGQFAPLGGEQAAAELPGDWVSVGHSTQWLWYSVYASKQVSWRTRLLVVSDWTRRFIFGRDSSRI; the protein is encoded by the exons ATGACGATTCTGTCCTTCCTTAGCAGAGCTTCAAGAGCATACAAAGAGTACCCTGCTTACTCTAAGCTTCTGGTCCTCTGCACTCTCAG TAGTGGAGGTCTTTTGGCTTACTCAGAATCAGGACCTGACACTGGCACTGCTGGTGTTGAAACGGATCAAAAGCTGCCCAAGAAAAAGAGGGTGTTGGTACTTGGAACGGGATGGGCTGGTACTAGTTTCCTTAAGCACGTGGACGCTACGTTGTACGATGTTCAGGTTGTTTCACCCCGGAACTATTTTGCATTTACTCCTTTGTTACCCAGTGTCACATGTGGCACCGTTGAAGCACGAAGCATTGTGGAGCCAATTCGAAATATTGTGAAGAAG AGAAGAGGGGAAATTCAATTCTGGGAGGCAGAATGTGTTAAGATTGATGCGGCAAACAAAAAAGTTCTATGTCAATCAAATATTGACAACGACTTGTTGCAAAAGGGAGAATTCTTTCTGGAGTATGACTACTTGGTCATCGCATTAGGAGCCCAAGTAAATACTTTTAACACTCCTGGTGTCGCGGAGAACTGCCACTTTCTGAAG GAAATAGAGGATGCTCAGAAGATCCGTAGGAGTGTGATAGATTGCTTTGAAACGGCTGTACTTCCTGGTGTCAGTGAAGATGAGAGAAGAAGATATCTTCATTTTGTAATTGTTGGAGGGGGTCCAACAGGTGTAGAATTTGCTGCAGAGTTGCACGACTTTTTCGATGAAGATTTGGTCAAATTATATCCGACAGTTAAAGATCTAGTGAAAATAACAGTGATTCAATCAGGAGATCACATCTTGAACAT GTTTGATGGAAGGATTAGTTCATTTGCTGAGCAGAAATTTAAAAGAGATGGCATTGAAGTTCAAACGGGATGCCGCGTTGTCAGTGTCTCTGACAAGGAGATTAAAATGAAGGTGAAGTCAAAGGGAGAAGTTTCCTCCATGCCCCATGGATTGGTTGTATGGTCAACTGGAGTGGGGACTCGTCCAGTTGTAAGGGACCTTATGGAGCAAATTGGACAG GCTAATAGACATGTTCTAGCAACTGATGAATGGCTCCGAGTAAAGGGATGTGAAGATGCCTATGCCATTGGTGACTGTGCTACAATAGATCAGCGTAAAATCAGG GAAGATATCTCAAGCATATTTAAAGCTGCAGACAAGAACAACTCTGGTACCTTAACTGTTCAAGAGCTCCGagatgtaatagatgacatccGCATAAGATATCCTCAAGTGGATCTCTATCTACAAAGCAAGCATCTGATTGATGTGACAGATCTGTTGAAAGATGATCAGGGGAATGATAGGAAAGAAGTGGATATTGAAGGATTTAAGTTAGCCCTTTCTCATGCAGATTCGCAGATGAAGAGCTTGCCTGCCACCGCACAG GTTGCTGCTCAACAGGGTGCATATCTTTCAAGGTGCTTTAACCGCTGGCAGCAGTGCGAAGAGCTTCCAGAAGGTCCTCGACGTTTTACAGGTTCTGGGTATCATCAGTTTCTTCCTTTTAG GTACAAGCATTTTGGGCAATTTGCTCCTTTAGGAGGAGAGCAGGCAGCTGCAGAGCTACCCGGAGACTGGGTTTCAGTAGGTCATAGTACTCAGTGGCTCTGGTATTCTGTATATGCAAG CAAGCAAGTGAGCTGGCGGACAAGGCTTCTGGTTGTATCTGATTGGACAAGAAGATTCATTTTTGGAAGAGATTCAAGCCGTATTTGA